Proteins from a single region of bacterium:
- a CDS encoding sialidase family protein has translation MYRVVDLQRVHVYGDGANFCAEVSVANLGDGELVGVLAQNRGLVHTDTGTIILVRSKDHGKTWDPASKVTVMAEEEDAGWNVAAVCRLSDGSLLVHGNRWRYLNDGRIDRQHGQSEIDGVWLTRSTDKGHTWSPPARVNFAPMRNARVRDAIVELPNGDLLMPLHGFRWQRTMPDIASSERERSFVLWSPNKGKSWHYYGTMGYDPAEIIHYHEPGLVRLHDGRLLALMRTQRWPSPADPGEQMGPPSGYIYTAVSEDDGMSWSWPRTTKLWGYPTDAITLQDGAVLAAYSYRTKPMGVRIAVSPEGERWSQDDVFTLASYDPAKVRPVFPTWEGEPLNSVIQRGVLWHIGYPSSILVDDGRVFTGYHLFNAEGRQYVEGAIYRIARA, from the coding sequence ATGTACCGGGTGGTGGACCTGCAGCGCGTGCACGTCTACGGCGACGGGGCCAACTTTTGCGCCGAGGTCTCCGTTGCCAACCTGGGGGACGGCGAGCTCGTCGGCGTGCTCGCCCAGAACCGCGGCCTCGTCCACACGGACACGGGCACGATCATCCTCGTGCGGTCGAAGGACCACGGCAAGACGTGGGACCCTGCTTCCAAGGTCACCGTCATGGCCGAGGAGGAGGACGCCGGCTGGAATGTCGCGGCCGTCTGCCGGCTCTCTGACGGCTCCCTGCTCGTCCACGGCAACCGCTGGCGGTACCTGAACGACGGACGGATCGACCGCCAGCATGGGCAGTCGGAGATCGACGGCGTCTGGCTCACCCGCTCGACCGACAAAGGTCACACGTGGAGCCCGCCCGCGAGGGTGAATTTCGCGCCGATGCGCAACGCGCGGGTGCGCGACGCGATCGTGGAGCTGCCGAATGGTGATTTGTTGATGCCGCTGCATGGGTTTCGCTGGCAGCGCACGATGCCCGACATCGCGAGCTCCGAACGGGAGCGCTCGTTCGTGCTCTGGTCGCCCAACAAGGGAAAGAGCTGGCACTATTATGGAACGATGGGCTACGATCCCGCGGAGATCATCCACTACCATGAGCCCGGCCTGGTGCGGCTGCATGACGGGCGCCTGCTGGCATTGATGCGGACCCAGCGCTGGCCGTCGCCTGCGGACCCCGGCGAGCAGATGGGGCCGCCCAGCGGGTACATCTACACCGCGGTCTCCGAGGACGACGGGATGTCGTGGAGCTGGCCGCGCACAACGAAGCTGTGGGGCTACCCCACCGACGCCATCACGCTGCAGGACGGCGCGGTTTTGGCCGCCTACAGCTACCGGACCAAGCCGATGGGGGTGCGGATCGCCGTCTCCCCGGAAGGGGAGCGCTGGTCGCAGGACGACGTGTTCACCTTGGCCTCCTATGATCCCGCCAAGGTGCGCCCGGTGTTCCCCACCTGGGAGGGGGAGCCGCTCAACTCGGTCATCCAGAGAGGCGTGCTGTGGCACATCGGCTACCCCAGCTCGATCTTGGTCGACGACGGGCGGGTCTTCACCGGCTACCACCTCTTCAACGCCGAGGGCCGGCAGTATGTCGAGGGCGCGATCTACCGGATCGCGCGGGCCTAG
- a CDS encoding DUF2157 domain-containing protein has translation MNIVKRDFLQAAIDGGVSSEQAEVLWKALEKHHVRSASFDVPNVAYYLGALVVMAALGWFMTTAWERFGGRGILGIAVVYAACFGLVGYRLWQREPYRVPGGLLVTLAVWMVPLAIYGLERTTGIWPQGDPGAYSGYYAWIKGSWFLMEIGTIAAGLVALRFVRFPFLTFPIAFAFWYMSMDLAPLLFRQPHDAGSDAWNDRLWVSLGVGMIMLVLSVLTDRRTREDYASWGYLFGLLSFSVGLSVLMRTEPSWAVYSLVNLALMSTAVVLQRRVFLVFGAIGVYIYLGHLAYVVFKDSLMFPFALTVLGLAIIYGGVLYQRDHERIESYVRGTLLGRATR, from the coding sequence ATGAACATCGTCAAACGCGATTTCCTTCAGGCCGCGATAGACGGCGGGGTCTCCTCCGAACAGGCGGAAGTCCTCTGGAAGGCGCTCGAGAAGCATCACGTTCGATCCGCGTCTTTCGACGTGCCCAACGTCGCATACTACCTGGGCGCCCTCGTCGTCATGGCCGCACTGGGCTGGTTCATGACCACGGCATGGGAGCGGTTCGGCGGCCGCGGCATCTTGGGGATCGCTGTGGTCTACGCCGCCTGCTTCGGCCTTGTCGGGTACCGGCTCTGGCAGAGGGAGCCTTACCGGGTGCCCGGGGGGCTCCTCGTGACCCTCGCGGTCTGGATGGTCCCCCTCGCGATCTATGGACTCGAACGGACCACGGGCATCTGGCCGCAGGGAGATCCCGGCGCCTACTCCGGATACTACGCCTGGATCAAGGGCAGCTGGTTTCTCATGGAGATCGGCACCATCGCGGCCGGCCTCGTGGCGCTCCGGTTTGTGCGGTTTCCCTTCCTCACGTTCCCTATTGCCTTCGCCTTCTGGTACATGTCGATGGACCTGGCTCCGCTGCTCTTCAGACAGCCGCACGATGCGGGGTCCGACGCATGGAATGACAGATTGTGGGTGTCGCTCGGCGTGGGCATGATCATGCTGGTCCTCTCGGTTCTCACTGACCGGAGGACCCGGGAGGATTATGCCTCCTGGGGGTATCTCTTCGGCCTGCTGTCGTTCTCGGTCGGCCTTTCAGTGCTGATGCGCACTGAGCCCTCATGGGCGGTGTACAGTCTGGTCAACCTGGCCCTGATGTCCACCGCGGTCGTCCTGCAGCGGCGCGTGTTCCTCGTCTTCGGCGCGATCGGGGTGTACATCTATCTCGGGCACCTCGCCTACGTCGTGTTCAAGGACTCTTTAATGTTTCCGTTTGCGCTGACCGTCCTCGGGCTCGCCATCATCTACGGCGGCGTGCTCTACCAGCGGGATCACGAGCGGATCGAGTCGTACGTCCGCGGGACGCTGCTTGGGCGGGCCACTAGGTAG
- a CDS encoding sugar ABC transporter permease, with amino-acid sequence FFLPFLVVTLGAALFGIYVSFTDWGIIGAPHWIGVKNYVRAFTDPWVWKTWSNTLHYGLLVVPATTLVALAMALFVNQRWPGYTFARAAFYAPNVVSVTVIGLVWVWMLDTQFGLVNQYLGRFGVPDVPWLTNPKWVLYGIGMASVWWDAGFSMVVLLAGLQDIPAELRETAAIDGANRLQTLVHIILPLLRPALSLVVTLLIIGTLRVFSQIYIMTNGGPAGASASVIHYVYEIGFSKYQLGYAGAISVMLFVTILIVTVVQLRLFRERTW; translated from the coding sequence TTCTTTCTCCCGTTTCTGGTCGTCACGCTGGGGGCGGCCCTGTTCGGCATCTACGTCAGCTTCACCGACTGGGGCATCATCGGAGCCCCGCACTGGATCGGCGTCAAGAACTACGTTCGGGCCTTCACCGACCCCTGGGTCTGGAAGACCTGGTCGAACACGCTGCACTACGGTCTGCTCGTCGTCCCCGCCACCACGCTCGTGGCGCTCGCGATGGCGCTGTTCGTCAATCAGCGCTGGCCCGGCTACACGTTTGCGCGCGCGGCGTTCTACGCGCCCAACGTCGTCTCGGTCACGGTGATCGGGCTCGTCTGGGTCTGGATGCTCGACACGCAGTTCGGCTTAGTCAACCAGTACCTCGGCCGGTTCGGGGTCCCCGACGTCCCGTGGCTGACCAACCCGAAATGGGTGCTCTACGGCATCGGGATGGCCTCGGTCTGGTGGGACGCGGGGTTCAGCATGGTGGTGCTGCTGGCCGGCCTGCAGGACATCCCCGCCGAACTGCGCGAGACGGCCGCGATCGACGGCGCGAATCGCCTCCAAACGCTCGTCCACATCATTCTTCCGCTGCTGCGCCCGGCGCTCAGCCTCGTCGTGACGCTCCTGATCATCGGCACGCTGCGGGTGTTCAGCCAGATCTATATCATGACCAACGGCGGTCCCGCGGGCGCGTCCGCTTCGGTCATCCATTACGTGTACGAGATCGGCTTCTCCAAGTACCAGCTCGGCTACGCCGGCGCGATCTCGGTGATGCTGTTCGTCACCATCCTGATCGTCACGGTCGTCCAGCTGCGTCTGTTCCGGGAGCGGACGTGGTGA
- a CDS encoding carbohydrate ABC transporter permease, whose protein sequence is MRRRIGWSTWTLWAAGMAAAVAWALPLVWMVSTSVKPPGQVMTRTVEWLPRTVTVQNYVKVLQKPVAHWLLNSTIVTAASTAVSLTTGAMAGYALARLNFPGRNVLFFLVLAVLIIPTEMTIVPLFIGVLRIGFVNSYLALMVPSLASAFSVYLFRNFFLSMPRELEDAASIDGASRFRIFWTVALPVARPAVIAGAILLSTNYWNAFLWPLLVIFREDMKTLPVGMAAFTPGTGVGQSTQLGGYAPAMAAMTILTLPSILVFLFLQRQFIEGATSAGIKG, encoded by the coding sequence GTGAGGCGCAGGATCGGCTGGAGCACGTGGACGCTGTGGGCGGCCGGCATGGCGGCGGCGGTGGCCTGGGCCCTGCCGCTGGTCTGGATGGTGTCGACGTCGGTCAAACCGCCGGGTCAGGTGATGACCCGCACGGTGGAGTGGCTGCCCCGCACCGTCACGGTGCAGAACTATGTCAAGGTGCTGCAAAAGCCGGTGGCGCACTGGCTCCTCAACAGCACGATCGTCACGGCGGCATCGACCGCGGTCAGCCTGACCACCGGGGCGATGGCTGGGTACGCGCTGGCGCGCCTGAACTTCCCCGGACGCAACGTGCTGTTCTTTCTCGTCCTGGCCGTGCTCATCATCCCCACCGAGATGACGATCGTGCCGCTGTTCATCGGCGTGCTCCGGATCGGCTTCGTAAACAGCTATCTGGCGCTGATGGTCCCCTCGCTGGCGAGCGCCTTCAGCGTGTACCTGTTCCGCAATTTCTTTCTCTCCATGCCGCGCGAGCTGGAGGACGCGGCATCCATCGACGGCGCCAGCCGTTTCCGCATCTTCTGGACCGTGGCGCTGCCGGTGGCCCGGCCGGCCGTGATCGCCGGCGCCATCCTGCTCTCGACCAACTACTGGAACGCCTTTCTGTGGCCGCTGCTGGTGATCTTCCGCGAGGACATGAAGACGCTCCCGGTCGGCATGGCCGCCTTCACCCCCGGCACCGGCGTGGGCCAGTCGACCCAACTTGGAGGGTACGCGCCCGCGATGGCGGCGATGACCATCCTCACGCTGCCCAGCATCCTTGTCTTCCTGTTCCTGCAGCGCCAGTTCATCGAGGGCGCGACCAGCGCGGGGATCAAGGGATGA
- a CDS encoding GNAT family N-acetyltransferase, with the protein MTRLRTYRADDFEALASLINSARSSPTMTAAGLREFLDYPWFSPGADLFVVPAEEGPDLLGARDVRVWARGDEAVPILESWGVLHRRVRDGIAARELLEAALHRTGQIVAGRGAERGIFEVRCDVEDAASIRLFESCGLRQARTLLTILRPNLENLAPARVPEGIAVRPYRVGQDEEAWVQAFNDAFADHWGGFMGMSLPLWTKYVHRPWFKPQLSLVAWDGAEIAGFGHFIIHDEQNALTGKRQSLMRYIGVRPRWRGIGLGVALTRAGLIASREAGMTACLSGVDSENVTGAHHIYEREGFVTTNRHFMYRTEVHSET; encoded by the coding sequence GTGACCCGGCTCCGCACGTACCGCGCGGACGACTTCGAAGCCCTCGCCAGCCTGATCAACAGCGCCCGTTCCTCGCCGACGATGACCGCGGCCGGCCTGCGCGAGTTCCTGGACTACCCCTGGTTCTCGCCTGGGGCCGACCTGTTCGTGGTCCCCGCAGAAGAGGGACCGGACCTGCTGGGGGCCCGCGACGTGCGGGTGTGGGCGCGGGGAGACGAAGCGGTGCCCATCCTGGAATCGTGGGGCGTCCTGCACCGGCGGGTCCGCGATGGAATTGCCGCGCGCGAACTGCTCGAGGCGGCACTGCACCGGACCGGCCAGATCGTGGCGGGGCGCGGGGCCGAACGGGGCATCTTCGAGGTCCGATGCGACGTGGAGGATGCCGCGTCGATACGGCTCTTCGAGTCGTGTGGCCTCCGACAGGCGCGCACCCTCCTCACCATCCTCCGCCCCAACCTCGAAAACCTCGCGCCGGCCCGCGTCCCGGAAGGGATCGCCGTCCGGCCTTACCGGGTCGGCCAGGACGAGGAAGCCTGGGTGCAGGCGTTCAACGACGCATTCGCGGACCATTGGGGTGGGTTCATGGGGATGTCCCTCCCGCTCTGGACGAAATATGTGCACCGGCCGTGGTTCAAGCCGCAGCTCAGTCTCGTGGCGTGGGACGGAGCGGAGATCGCTGGGTTCGGCCACTTTATCATCCATGATGAGCAGAACGCGTTGACGGGCAAGCGGCAGTCGCTGATGCGCTACATCGGCGTACGCCCCCGGTGGAGGGGGATCGGCCTCGGGGTCGCCCTCACCCGGGCCGGACTGATTGCCTCGCGCGAGGCGGGGATGACGGCCTGTCTCTCTGGAGTCGATTCCGAGAACGTGACTGGCGCCCACCACATCTACGAGCGTGAGGGGTTCGTCACCACCAACCGGCACTTCATGTACCGGACGGAAGTGCACTCAGAGACGTGA
- a CDS encoding sialidase family protein yields MTPRSAADTVVHRDPFAYCSHPSILELATGEWLIAFMESMRRAEVLHSPADPRFYNVLTRSVDQGRAWSAPMVAPGYDWYGVECPSLTRLSNGDLLLFQWRWRWRPWSPREGRSRTPGLYERAGYPWARGNDGAYVHRSRDEGYTWEVGRRIDTAPYEGAYTIRSAAELPDGTLLFAVTDIPRWRQIYLLRSGDGGATWSVGARVASAPDRQFSEPALVRVGGRLVALIREVITGFLYQAESDDGGVTWTEPRPTRMWGSPPHVLDLGDDRLLCVYGHRRLPYSIRGCVSPDGGRTWDIAHELTLRGDLPNANLGYPSSVLVSPGLVFTAYYGEDAAGVTCIQGTQYSM; encoded by the coding sequence ATGACCCCCCGTTCCGCCGCGGACACCGTGGTGCACCGAGACCCGTTCGCCTACTGCTCGCACCCCAGCATCCTGGAACTGGCCACGGGCGAATGGCTGATCGCCTTCATGGAGAGCATGAGGCGGGCCGAGGTGCTCCACAGTCCCGCCGACCCGCGGTTCTACAATGTCCTGACCCGCTCTGTGGATCAGGGGCGCGCCTGGTCGGCCCCGATGGTTGCACCCGGCTACGACTGGTACGGCGTCGAGTGCCCGAGCCTCACCCGGCTCTCGAACGGAGACCTCCTGCTCTTCCAGTGGCGCTGGCGGTGGCGGCCGTGGTCCCCGCGCGAAGGCCGCAGCCGGACGCCGGGCCTGTACGAGCGGGCCGGCTACCCCTGGGCCCGCGGCAACGATGGGGCGTACGTCCACCGGTCCCGCGATGAGGGGTACACGTGGGAGGTCGGCCGGCGGATCGATACCGCGCCCTACGAAGGCGCGTACACCATCCGGAGCGCCGCCGAGCTGCCCGATGGCACGCTGCTCTTCGCCGTCACGGACATCCCGCGGTGGCGCCAGATCTACCTGCTGCGCTCCGGCGATGGGGGGGCCACGTGGAGCGTCGGGGCGCGAGTCGCGAGCGCCCCGGACCGGCAGTTCTCCGAGCCGGCTCTGGTCCGGGTGGGAGGGCGGCTTGTCGCGCTGATCCGCGAGGTGATCACCGGGTTTCTGTACCAGGCGGAGTCCGACGACGGCGGGGTGACCTGGACGGAGCCGCGCCCAACGCGGATGTGGGGAAGCCCGCCACACGTGCTCGATCTCGGGGATGACCGGCTGCTCTGCGTGTATGGACACCGCCGCCTCCCGTATTCCATTCGCGGCTGCGTCAGTCCGGATGGCGGACGGACCTGGGATATCGCCCACGAGCTGACGCTGCGGGGCGACCTCCCGAACGCGAACCTGGGGTATCCGTCGTCGGTGCTCGTCTCGCCCGGCCTGGTGTTCACGGCCTATTACGGCGAAGACGCCGCGGGCGTCACCTGCATCCAAGGCACGCAGTATTCGATGTAG
- a CDS encoding amidohydrolase family protein yields MTTDLAAIDVHVHPTSPEAIGVLSSDLEAMGQYFGRSIASTSMDELAAQYRARRMMAVLLAMDTSTATGAPPVPNDHIAAAVRAHPDVFIGFAGVDPWKGRLAVDEARRAREVLGLRGLKLHPGLQKFAPNDDRFYPLWAAAAELGLVCLFHSGTMATGAGLPGGGGYKLKYVNPLLLDDVAADFPSLQIILAHPGWPWQAEQLAIARHKANVYLDLSGWSPKYFPTELVEHFNSLLQDKCLFGSDWPFMTPERWLADFAALSIKDAVRPKILRDNARRLLGVP; encoded by the coding sequence ATGACAACGGATCTCGCGGCCATCGACGTCCACGTCCATCCTACCAGCCCGGAAGCCATCGGCGTCCTCAGCAGCGACCTCGAGGCCATGGGGCAGTACTTCGGCCGGTCGATCGCGTCAACCTCGATGGACGAGCTGGCCGCGCAATACCGGGCACGGCGCATGATGGCCGTATTGCTCGCCATGGATACGTCCACAGCCACCGGGGCGCCACCCGTTCCGAACGACCATATCGCCGCGGCCGTGCGGGCCCATCCTGACGTCTTCATCGGGTTTGCGGGCGTCGACCCCTGGAAAGGACGGTTGGCCGTCGACGAAGCGCGCCGGGCCCGCGAGGTGCTCGGCCTCCGCGGCCTGAAGCTGCATCCCGGCCTGCAAAAGTTTGCCCCTAACGACGACCGATTCTATCCGCTCTGGGCAGCCGCCGCCGAGCTCGGGCTCGTCTGCCTGTTCCACTCCGGCACAATGGCGACAGGGGCGGGCCTGCCGGGCGGTGGTGGCTATAAGCTCAAATACGTGAACCCGCTGCTTCTGGACGATGTGGCCGCCGACTTTCCGTCCCTCCAGATCATCCTGGCGCACCCCGGCTGGCCCTGGCAAGCAGAGCAGCTGGCGATCGCCCGCCACAAGGCGAACGTCTACCTGGACCTGTCTGGGTGGTCGCCCAAATACTTCCCCACGGAGCTGGTGGAGCATTTCAACAGCCTGCTCCAGGACAAGTGCCTATTCGGGTCGGACTGGCCGTTCATGACACCGGAGCGGTGGCTCGCCGATTTTGCCGCCCTGTCAATTAAAGACGCGGTCAGGCCGAAGATTCTGCGTGACAATGCACGGCGATTGCTGGGAGTGCCGTAG